One genomic segment of Theobroma cacao cultivar B97-61/B2 chromosome 6, Criollo_cocoa_genome_V2, whole genome shotgun sequence includes these proteins:
- the LOC18595437 gene encoding ABC transporter C family member 13 isoform X3 gives MKQLKFLLCPKSPFVWDGNGFSQCFDDLVLGFGVNAATISMICILGIMRRSARTNWRATIIFSLRCACLQHIFCDLVLCIWWIMKPLFGVPHLQMAFSSLEVFECLQESSIVFLDIMFCLSINYIRIKRASTKSSPMEDSLLCAEMDAEEGCQRDSRSTQGFWDHMTFRSITSVMNRGLIKQLDFDDLLLLPTDMDPSTCHDKLLSCWQDQQNNSCSNASFLGAIFSAYGGPYLRLGLLKVFNDCIGFGGPLLLNKLIRFLQQGSGSLDGYVFAILLGLVSVIKSFSDTQYTYHLSKLKLKLRSSIMTVIYRKCLYVSIAEQSKFSEGEIQTFMSIDADRTVNFCNSFHDLWSLPLQIGVALYLLYTQVKLAFMSGLAITIILIPVNKWISELIASATEKMMKQKDERIRRTGELLAHIRALKMYSWEILFSRWLMDTRSLEVKHLATRKYLDAWCVFFWATTPTLFSLFTFGLFTLMGHQLDAAVVFTCLALFNNLISPLNTFPWVINGLIDAFISTRRLSRFLCCSEKKSEVEQADKFQPIFSNDQSDLVSKDMAVVMHDACCAWSSSNEDQNLVLNHVTLSLPNGLLVAVIGEVGSGKSSLLNSILQETRLVHGSIYSRGSSAYVPQVPWILSGTIRDNILFGKNQDSQRYADVLQACTLDVDISLMAGHDLAYIGEKGTNLSGGQRARLALARAIYQDSDVYLLDDILSAVDAHVAKWILHNAILGPLMEHKTRILCTHNVQAISSADIVVVMEKGHVKWVGNSADLAESVYSGFASVNEFDTSSYIHSKLYSTNPSNMGKQSLLMEKNTDDVQLEAEEIIKAEQRKEGTVELIVYKKYAAFSGWFIAVVIFLSAILMQASRNGNDLWLSYWVDTTGSSQAKYSTSFYLLVLCIFCIINSSLTLVRAFSFAFGGLQAAVQVHNTLLNKLINAPVKFFDQTPGGRILNRFSSDLYTIDDSLPFILNILLANFVGLLGIAVVLSYVQVLFLLLLLPFWYIYSKLQFFYRSTSRELRRLDSVSRSPIYASFTETLDGSSTIRAFNSEDYFLARFTELVAQYQITSYSELTASLWLSLRLQLIAASIISFVAVMAVIGSRGSLPISFGTPGLVGLALSYAAPIVSLLGSFLTSFTETEKEMVSLERALQYMDVPQEELHGFQSLNSGWPFQGVIEFQNVTMKYMPSLPAALNDITFTIAGGKQVGIVGRTGAGKSSILNALFRLTPICRGQILVDGLNIVDIPVRDLRAHLAVVPQSPFLFEGSLRDNLDPLQISTDMKIWDILEKCHIKDEVAVAGGLDAHVKEAGASFSVGQRQLLCLARALLKSSKVLCLDECTANVDMQTASILQKAISSECIGMTVITIAHRISTVLNMDNIFVLNQGILVEQGNPQALLQDDSSIFSSFAKASTI, from the exons ATGAAGCAACTCAAATTTCTCCTTTGCCCCAAGTCTCCTTTC GTTTGGGATGGAAATGGCTTCTCGCAATGTTTTGATGACTT GGTCTTAGGTTTTGGTGTAAATGCAGCAACTATCTCCATGATTTGCATCCTTGGAATTATGAGAAGAAGTGCCAGAACAAACTGGAGG GCAACTATTATATTCTCCTTGAGGTGTGCCTGTTTACAACACATATTTTGCGATCTCGTCTTATGTATATGGTGGATCATGAAACCACTGTTTGGAGTCCCCCATTTGCAAATGGCATTCTCTTCATTAGAG GTTTTTGAGTGTCTTCAAGAGAGCTCTATTGTATTTTTGGATATCATGTTCTGCCTATCCATTAACTATATTCGGATAAAAAGGGCATCCACCAAGAGCAG CCCAATGGAAGATTCACTTCTTTGTGCTGAGATGGACGCTGAGGAAGGTTGTCAAAGGGATTCT AGAAGTACACAGGGCTTTTGGGATCATATGACATTCAGATCCATCACATCAGTAATGAATCGTGGTTTGATAAAGCAGCTTGACTTCGATGATTTGCTTTTGCTGCCGACTGATATGGATCCTTCTACATGtcatgataaattattaagCTGTTGGCAAGATCAGCAAAACAATTCTTGCTCCAACGCATCATTTCTGGGAGCAATCTTCTCTGCTTACGGAGGGCCATATCTTCGTCTAGGTTTATTGAAg GTGTTCAATGATTGCATTGGTTTTGGTGGACCATTGCTTCTGAATAAGCTAATTCGGTTTCTTCAACAAG GTTCTGGAAGTTTGGATGGCTATGTTTTTGCGATATTGTTAGGCCTAGTATCAGTCATCAA ATCCTTTTCTGATACGCAGTACACTTATCATCTTTCAAAGCTGAAGCTAAAGTTACGATCTAGTATCATGACTGTTATCTATCGTAAG TGTCTATATGTTAGCATAGCAGAGCAGTCAAAATTTTCTGAGGGGGAAATTCAAACATTTATGTCTATTGATGCTGATCGAACGGTCAATTTTTGTAACAGTTTCCATGACCTGTGGAG CCTACCTTTACAAATTGGAGTTGCTTTGTATCTTTTGTATACACAAGTCAAATTAGCTTTCATGTCTGGACTGGCAATAACTATCATACTTATACCAG TAAATAAATGGATTTCTGAATTGATTGCAAGTGCCACTGAGAAAATGATGAAGCAAAAGGATGAGAG GATTAGAAGGACAGGAGAGCTTTTGGCACATATTCGCGCATTAAAGATGTATAGCTGGGAGATCCTTTTTTCTCGTTGGTTGATGGATACAAGATCTTTGGAAGTGAAGCACCTAGCT acACGGAAGTACTTGGATGCTTGGTGTGTGTTCTTTTGGGCTACAACACCAACTCTGTTCTCTTTATTCACATTTGGACTCTTTACATTGATGGGACATCAGCTTGACGCAGCAGTG GTTTTCACATGTCTTGCTCTTTTTAATAATCTGATTTCTCCTCTCAATACATTCCCATGGGTTATCAATGGTCTTATTGAT GCCTTTATATCTACAAGACGATTGAGCAGGTTCCTTTGTTGTTCAGAGAAAAAATCTGAAGTGGAACAAGCAGATAAATTCCAACCAATTTTTTCAAATGACCAGTCTGATCTTGTCTCCAAAGATATGGCTGTAGTCATGCATGATGCATGTTGTGCTTGGTCAAGCAGTAATGAAGATCAGAATTTGGTTTTGAATCATGTCACACTAAGTCTCCCAAATGGTCTTTTGGTTGCGGTAATTGGAGAG GTTGGTTCAGGCAAATCATCCTTGCTAAATTCAATACTGCAAGAAACGAGGCTTGTTCATGGGTCAATATATTCAAGAGGCTCTTCTGCATATGTACCACAG GTTCCATGGATCTTATCTGGAACAATACGTGACAATATCTTATTTGGGAAGAATCAAGATTCACAAAG GTACGCGGACGTTTTACAGGCATGTACTCTAGATGTTGATATTTCATTGATGGCTGGACATGACTTGGCTTATATTGGAGAGAAAGGAACCAATTTATCAGGTGGACAGAGAGCTCGACTTGCTTTGGCAAg GGCCATTTATCAGGATTCTGATGTTTATCTGCTTGACGACATCCTCAGTGCAGTTGATGCACATGTTGCTAAATGGATTTTACATAACGCTATTCTTGGTCCTCTTATGGAACATAAGACTCGAATTCTTTGCACTCATAATGTCCAG GCAATATCTTCTGCTGACATAGTTGTTGTAATGGAAAAAGGGCATGTGAAGTGGGTAGGAAACTCAGCTGACTTGGCAGAATCTGTATATTCAGGGTTTGCTTCAGTTAATGAATTTGATACATCTTCATATATTCATAGTAAACTATACAGCACAAATCCTTCCAATATGGGCAAACAAAGTCTCCTGATGGAGAAAAATACTGATGATGTCCAATTGGAAGCAGAAGAGATTATTAAAGCTGAGCAAAGAAAAGAGGGTACAGTTGAGCTTATTGTTTACAA AAAATATGCTGCATTTTCCGGTTGGTTCATTGCAGTTGTAATATTCCTCTCAGCAATTTTAATGCAAGCTTCTCGAAATGGAAACGATCTGTGGCTATCATATTGGGTTGATACAACAGGGAGCAGTCAAGCAAAATACTCCACATCCTTTTATCTG CTGGTACTTTGCATCTTCTGCATCATAAATTCTTCTCTGACCTTGGTGAGGGCATTCTCATTTGCATTTGGTGGCCTACAAGCTGCAGTTCAGGTGCATAATACACTGCTTAATAAGCTTATTAATGCACCTGTCAAATTCTTTGATCAGACACCAGGTGGAAGAATACTTAACAG GTTCTCTTCAGATCTCTATACAATTGATGATTCTCTCCCATTCATTCTCAACATACTCCTGGCTAATTTTGTGGGCCTGTTGGGAATAGCCGTAGTTTTGTCCTATGTTCAG GTCCTTTTCTTGCTTCTACTATTGCCATTTTGGTACATTTACAGCAAGCTACAG TTCTTCTACAGGTCGACATCTAGGGAACTGCGAAGGCTTGACAGTGTCTCGCGCTCTCCTATTTATGCATCCTTCACGGAGACACTTGATGGATCATCCACTATACGAGCTTTTAACTCTGAG GACTATTTCTTGGCTAGATTCACTGAGCTTGTAGCACAGTACCAGATAACTTCTTATTCAGAGTTAACAGCAAGTTTGTGGCTTTCCCTACGTCTTCAG TTAATAGCAGCATCTATAATCTCATTTGTTGCCGTGATGGCTGTTATTGGATCTCGTGGAAGTTTACCAATTAGTTTTGGCACCCCAGGGCTG GTAGGATTAGCCCTCTCATATGCAGCTCCAATTGTTTCCTTGTTGGGAAGCTTCTTGACAAGTTTTACTGAAACAGAAAAGGAAATGGTTTCTCTTGAGAGAGCTCTTCAG TATATGGATGTGCCTCAAGAAGAACTCCATGGATTCCAGTCTTTGAATTCAGGTTGGCCCTTTCAAGGAGTGATTGAGTTTCAGAATGTTACCATGAAATATATGCCATCTTTACCAGCAGCATTGAATGATATTACCTTTACCATAGCAGGAGGGAAACAG GTTGGAATAGTTGGAAGAACTGGTGCTGGAAAATCTAGTATTTTGAATGCCCTTTTTCGCCTGACCCCAATATGTAGAGGACAGATTTTGGTGGATGGGCTGAACATAGTTGATATTCCTGTTAGAGATCTTCGTGCACACTTGGCTGTTGTTCCCCAGAgtccatttttatttgaagGATCATTAAG GGACAATCTGGATCCACTCCAGATCAGTACTGACATGAAAATATGGGATATTTTGGAGAAATGTCATATCAAGGACGAAGTAGCAGTGGCAGGAGGACTGGATGCTCATGTAAAGGAAGCTGGGGCATCATTTTCTGTTGGGCAAAGGCAGCTGCTTTGCCTTGCACGTGCTCTTCTCAAGTCTTCTAAG gttCTTTGTTTGGATGAATGCACAGCAAATGTTGACATGCAGACAGCTTCAATTCTACAGAAAGCAATATCCAGTGAATGCATAGGAATGACAGTGATCACAATTGCACACCGTATTTCAACAGTTTTGAATATGGATAATATCTTTGTTCTCAATCAAGGAATCCTG GTTGAGCAAGGTAACCCACAAGCTCTTCTACAAGATGACTCCTCCATATTTTCAAGCTTTGCTAAAGCTTCTACAATTTGA
- the LOC18595437 gene encoding ABC transporter C family member 13 isoform X2 — MKQLKFLLCPKSPFVWDGNGFSQCFDDLVLGFGVNAATISMICILGIMRRSARTNWRIKFPEKILHFVAVIGACLSCVDVVLLAKKKFHGDFVAYHEWLFRCSNFVVWATIIFSLRCACLQHIFCDLVLCIWWIMKPLFGVPHLQMAFSSLEVFECLQESSIVFLDIMFCLSINYIRIKRASTKSSPMEDSLLCAEMDAEEGCQRDSRSTQGFWDHMTFRSITSVMNRGLIKQLDFDDLLLLPTDMDPSTCHDKLLSCWQDQQNNSCSNASFLGAIFSAYGGPYLRLGLLKVFNDCIGFGGPLLLNKLIRFLQQGSGSLDGYVFAILLGLVSVIKSFSDTQYTYHLSKLKLKLRSSIMTVIYRKCLYVSIAEQSKFSEGEIQTFMSIDADRTVNFCNSFHDLWSLPLQIGVALYLLYTQVKLAFMSGLAITIILIPVNKWISELIASATEKMMKQKDERIRRTGELLAHIRALKMYSWEILFSRWLMDTRSLEVKHLATRKYLDAWCVFFWATTPTLFSLFTFGLFTLMGHQLDAAVVFTCLALFNNLISPLNTFPWVINGLIDAFISTRRLSRFLCCSEKKSEVEQADKFQPIFSNDQSDLVSKDMAVVMHDACCAWSSSNEDQNLVLNHVTLSLPNGLLVAVIGEVGSGKSSLLNSILQETRLVHGSIYSRGSSAYVPQVPWILSGTIRDNILFGKNQDSQRYADVLQACTLDVDISLMAGHDLAYIGEKGTNLSGGQRARLALARAIYQDSDVYLLDDILSAVDAHVAKWILHNAILGPLMEHKTRILCTHNVQAISSADIVVVMEKGHVKWVGNSADLAESVYSGFASVNEFDTSSYIHSKLYSTNPSNMGKQSLLMEKNTDDVQLEAEEIIKAEQRKEGTVELIVYKKYAAFSGWFIAVVIFLSAILMQASRNGNDLWLSYWVDTTGSSQAKYSTSFYLLVLCIFCIINSSLTLVRAFSFAFGGLQAAVQVHNTLLNKLINAPVKFFDQTPGGRILNRFSSDLYTIDDSLPFILNILLANFVGLLGIAVVLSYVQFFYRSTSRELRRLDSVSRSPIYASFTETLDGSSTIRAFNSEDYFLARFTELVAQYQITSYSELTASLWLSLRLQLIAASIISFVAVMAVIGSRGSLPISFGTPGLVGLALSYAAPIVSLLGSFLTSFTETEKEMVSLERALQYMDVPQEELHGFQSLNSGWPFQGVIEFQNVTMKYMPSLPAALNDITFTIAGGKQVGIVGRTGAGKSSILNALFRLTPICRGQILVDGLNIVDIPVRDLRAHLAVVPQSPFLFEGSLRDNLDPLQISTDMKIWDILEKCHIKDEVAVAGGLDAHVKEAGASFSVGQRQLLCLARALLKSSKVLCLDECTANVDMQTASILQKAISSECIGMTVITIAHRISTVLNMDNIFVLNQGILVEQGNPQALLQDDSSIFSSFAKASTI; from the exons ATGAAGCAACTCAAATTTCTCCTTTGCCCCAAGTCTCCTTTC GTTTGGGATGGAAATGGCTTCTCGCAATGTTTTGATGACTT GGTCTTAGGTTTTGGTGTAAATGCAGCAACTATCTCCATGATTTGCATCCTTGGAATTATGAGAAGAAGTGCCAGAACAAACTGGAGG atAAAATTTCCAGAGAAGATTCTACATTTTGTAGCAGTCATCGGAGCGTGTTTGTCATGTGTGGATGTGGTTTTGCTTGCGAAGAAAAAATTTCATGGAGATTTTGTTGCATATCATGAGTGGCTTTTCAGATGTTCGAATTTCGTGGTCTGG GCAACTATTATATTCTCCTTGAGGTGTGCCTGTTTACAACACATATTTTGCGATCTCGTCTTATGTATATGGTGGATCATGAAACCACTGTTTGGAGTCCCCCATTTGCAAATGGCATTCTCTTCATTAGAG GTTTTTGAGTGTCTTCAAGAGAGCTCTATTGTATTTTTGGATATCATGTTCTGCCTATCCATTAACTATATTCGGATAAAAAGGGCATCCACCAAGAGCAG CCCAATGGAAGATTCACTTCTTTGTGCTGAGATGGACGCTGAGGAAGGTTGTCAAAGGGATTCT AGAAGTACACAGGGCTTTTGGGATCATATGACATTCAGATCCATCACATCAGTAATGAATCGTGGTTTGATAAAGCAGCTTGACTTCGATGATTTGCTTTTGCTGCCGACTGATATGGATCCTTCTACATGtcatgataaattattaagCTGTTGGCAAGATCAGCAAAACAATTCTTGCTCCAACGCATCATTTCTGGGAGCAATCTTCTCTGCTTACGGAGGGCCATATCTTCGTCTAGGTTTATTGAAg GTGTTCAATGATTGCATTGGTTTTGGTGGACCATTGCTTCTGAATAAGCTAATTCGGTTTCTTCAACAAG GTTCTGGAAGTTTGGATGGCTATGTTTTTGCGATATTGTTAGGCCTAGTATCAGTCATCAA ATCCTTTTCTGATACGCAGTACACTTATCATCTTTCAAAGCTGAAGCTAAAGTTACGATCTAGTATCATGACTGTTATCTATCGTAAG TGTCTATATGTTAGCATAGCAGAGCAGTCAAAATTTTCTGAGGGGGAAATTCAAACATTTATGTCTATTGATGCTGATCGAACGGTCAATTTTTGTAACAGTTTCCATGACCTGTGGAG CCTACCTTTACAAATTGGAGTTGCTTTGTATCTTTTGTATACACAAGTCAAATTAGCTTTCATGTCTGGACTGGCAATAACTATCATACTTATACCAG TAAATAAATGGATTTCTGAATTGATTGCAAGTGCCACTGAGAAAATGATGAAGCAAAAGGATGAGAG GATTAGAAGGACAGGAGAGCTTTTGGCACATATTCGCGCATTAAAGATGTATAGCTGGGAGATCCTTTTTTCTCGTTGGTTGATGGATACAAGATCTTTGGAAGTGAAGCACCTAGCT acACGGAAGTACTTGGATGCTTGGTGTGTGTTCTTTTGGGCTACAACACCAACTCTGTTCTCTTTATTCACATTTGGACTCTTTACATTGATGGGACATCAGCTTGACGCAGCAGTG GTTTTCACATGTCTTGCTCTTTTTAATAATCTGATTTCTCCTCTCAATACATTCCCATGGGTTATCAATGGTCTTATTGAT GCCTTTATATCTACAAGACGATTGAGCAGGTTCCTTTGTTGTTCAGAGAAAAAATCTGAAGTGGAACAAGCAGATAAATTCCAACCAATTTTTTCAAATGACCAGTCTGATCTTGTCTCCAAAGATATGGCTGTAGTCATGCATGATGCATGTTGTGCTTGGTCAAGCAGTAATGAAGATCAGAATTTGGTTTTGAATCATGTCACACTAAGTCTCCCAAATGGTCTTTTGGTTGCGGTAATTGGAGAG GTTGGTTCAGGCAAATCATCCTTGCTAAATTCAATACTGCAAGAAACGAGGCTTGTTCATGGGTCAATATATTCAAGAGGCTCTTCTGCATATGTACCACAG GTTCCATGGATCTTATCTGGAACAATACGTGACAATATCTTATTTGGGAAGAATCAAGATTCACAAAG GTACGCGGACGTTTTACAGGCATGTACTCTAGATGTTGATATTTCATTGATGGCTGGACATGACTTGGCTTATATTGGAGAGAAAGGAACCAATTTATCAGGTGGACAGAGAGCTCGACTTGCTTTGGCAAg GGCCATTTATCAGGATTCTGATGTTTATCTGCTTGACGACATCCTCAGTGCAGTTGATGCACATGTTGCTAAATGGATTTTACATAACGCTATTCTTGGTCCTCTTATGGAACATAAGACTCGAATTCTTTGCACTCATAATGTCCAG GCAATATCTTCTGCTGACATAGTTGTTGTAATGGAAAAAGGGCATGTGAAGTGGGTAGGAAACTCAGCTGACTTGGCAGAATCTGTATATTCAGGGTTTGCTTCAGTTAATGAATTTGATACATCTTCATATATTCATAGTAAACTATACAGCACAAATCCTTCCAATATGGGCAAACAAAGTCTCCTGATGGAGAAAAATACTGATGATGTCCAATTGGAAGCAGAAGAGATTATTAAAGCTGAGCAAAGAAAAGAGGGTACAGTTGAGCTTATTGTTTACAA AAAATATGCTGCATTTTCCGGTTGGTTCATTGCAGTTGTAATATTCCTCTCAGCAATTTTAATGCAAGCTTCTCGAAATGGAAACGATCTGTGGCTATCATATTGGGTTGATACAACAGGGAGCAGTCAAGCAAAATACTCCACATCCTTTTATCTG CTGGTACTTTGCATCTTCTGCATCATAAATTCTTCTCTGACCTTGGTGAGGGCATTCTCATTTGCATTTGGTGGCCTACAAGCTGCAGTTCAGGTGCATAATACACTGCTTAATAAGCTTATTAATGCACCTGTCAAATTCTTTGATCAGACACCAGGTGGAAGAATACTTAACAG GTTCTCTTCAGATCTCTATACAATTGATGATTCTCTCCCATTCATTCTCAACATACTCCTGGCTAATTTTGTGGGCCTGTTGGGAATAGCCGTAGTTTTGTCCTATGTTCAG TTCTTCTACAGGTCGACATCTAGGGAACTGCGAAGGCTTGACAGTGTCTCGCGCTCTCCTATTTATGCATCCTTCACGGAGACACTTGATGGATCATCCACTATACGAGCTTTTAACTCTGAG GACTATTTCTTGGCTAGATTCACTGAGCTTGTAGCACAGTACCAGATAACTTCTTATTCAGAGTTAACAGCAAGTTTGTGGCTTTCCCTACGTCTTCAG TTAATAGCAGCATCTATAATCTCATTTGTTGCCGTGATGGCTGTTATTGGATCTCGTGGAAGTTTACCAATTAGTTTTGGCACCCCAGGGCTG GTAGGATTAGCCCTCTCATATGCAGCTCCAATTGTTTCCTTGTTGGGAAGCTTCTTGACAAGTTTTACTGAAACAGAAAAGGAAATGGTTTCTCTTGAGAGAGCTCTTCAG TATATGGATGTGCCTCAAGAAGAACTCCATGGATTCCAGTCTTTGAATTCAGGTTGGCCCTTTCAAGGAGTGATTGAGTTTCAGAATGTTACCATGAAATATATGCCATCTTTACCAGCAGCATTGAATGATATTACCTTTACCATAGCAGGAGGGAAACAG GTTGGAATAGTTGGAAGAACTGGTGCTGGAAAATCTAGTATTTTGAATGCCCTTTTTCGCCTGACCCCAATATGTAGAGGACAGATTTTGGTGGATGGGCTGAACATAGTTGATATTCCTGTTAGAGATCTTCGTGCACACTTGGCTGTTGTTCCCCAGAgtccatttttatttgaagGATCATTAAG GGACAATCTGGATCCACTCCAGATCAGTACTGACATGAAAATATGGGATATTTTGGAGAAATGTCATATCAAGGACGAAGTAGCAGTGGCAGGAGGACTGGATGCTCATGTAAAGGAAGCTGGGGCATCATTTTCTGTTGGGCAAAGGCAGCTGCTTTGCCTTGCACGTGCTCTTCTCAAGTCTTCTAAG gttCTTTGTTTGGATGAATGCACAGCAAATGTTGACATGCAGACAGCTTCAATTCTACAGAAAGCAATATCCAGTGAATGCATAGGAATGACAGTGATCACAATTGCACACCGTATTTCAACAGTTTTGAATATGGATAATATCTTTGTTCTCAATCAAGGAATCCTG GTTGAGCAAGGTAACCCACAAGCTCTTCTACAAGATGACTCCTCCATATTTTCAAGCTTTGCTAAAGCTTCTACAATTTGA